From Brassica oleracea var. oleracea cultivar TO1000 chromosome C3, BOL, whole genome shotgun sequence, a single genomic window includes:
- the LOC106330840 gene encoding uncharacterized protein LOC106330840 → MSSSAAQIAHAAVEYSTFASLRLGRTVQSVVARLIRFWDSRNVNKNVEFMGIRLLLLEEMDSVIHAFTPANRASHYRPSLKAGCIVRLERFEVARVAHMYKVTEHQFLICFLPFTRLGEVHTDAPVIKSERFMMRRYDQLQVLANTNLELPDVVGEIRSVQGSDLSNDSSTTRVVVRFLIEPNVTVYLTLWDEAASTFRGLLKSGDKSKAVMLVTTVNPKLFGGNLYLISTQGTRFFFDPKLPEITEFLSSVGAASSPAFTCVDTLEGIKRKEHVSIGELNAFISNSDEQLERSGTSLSCSGCVTSDVTGVVRFCVELAVDDGKYSAAFVVFDKEMTKLTGKEADVLALDEDLNGEGDELPRCLEELAGKEFEHDDNILPNREAEVTLAASSSGQSVLGNRTGVEYAEANPPEVEGAQKKRKLSSE, encoded by the exons ATGTCTTCTTCAGCTGCTCAGATCGCTCACGCCGCCGTCGAGTACTCCACCTTCGCCTCTCTTCGACTTGGAAGGACGGTTCAGTCTGTTGTTGCTCGCCTAATCCGGTTCTGGGATTCACGCAACGTTAATAAGAACGTCGAGTTTATGGGGATTAGGTTGTTACTCCTCGAAGAAATG GATTCAGTTATTCACGCTTTTACCCCTGCGAATCGGGCAAGTCATTACCGACCATCGTTAAAAGCTGGTTGTATTGTCAGGTTGGAGCGTTTTGAAGTTGCACGGGTTGCCCACATGTACAAGGTGACGGAGCATCAGTTCTTGATCTGTTTCCTTCCATTTACACGCCTTGGTGAGGTCCACACAGACGCCCCTGTAATCAAGTCTGAAAGGTTCATGATGAGGCGTTATGACCAACTTCAGGTGCTAGCAAACACCAACCTAGAGCTCCCAG ATGTTGTTGGTGAAATCCGATCTGTCCAGGGGTCTGATCTGAGCAACGATTCTTCCACCACCAGAGTTGTGGTTCGCTTCTTGATTGAGCC GAATGTAACTGTGTACCTAACTTTGTGGGATGAGGCTGCATCGACCTTCAGGGGCCTCTTGAAATCAGGGGATAAATCCAAGGCTGTAATGTTGGTAACCACGGTTAATCCAAAACTCTTTGGAG GTAATCTGTATCTAATCTCCACGCAAGGAACAAGGTTCTTTTTTGACCCCAAACTCCCAGAAATAACAGAGTTCCTCAGCAG TGTCGGAGCTGCATCATCTCCAGCTTTTACATGTGTGGACACTCTAGAAGGAATCAAGAGGAAGGAACATGTCTCAATAGGGGAGCTCAACGCATTTATCTCCAACTCCGATGAGCAG TTGGAGAGAAGTGGGACATCCCTAAGCTGCAGCGGATGTGTAACATCTGACGTAACCGGTGTTGTCAG GTTCTGTGTGGAGCTTGCTGTTGATGATGGCAAATACAGCGCCGCATTTGTTGTTTTCGATAAGGAAATGACAAAACTTACAGGAAAGGAGGCCGATGTTCTTGCCCTGGACGAG GATCTAAACGGTGAAGGTGATGAGCTCCCAAGATGTCTTGAAGAGTTAGCAGGAAAGGAGTTT GAGCACGATGACAACATCCTTCCAAACCGTGAAGCTGAAGTAACCTTGGCAGCCTCATCCTCTGGGCAATCTGTTTTGGGAAACAGGACTGGTGTGGAATATGCTGAAGCGAATCCACCTGAGGTTGAAGGAGCTCAGAAGAAACGCAAGCTTAGCAGTGAGTAG
- the LOC106328451 gene encoding uncharacterized protein LOC106328451: protein MVKARRARRRVSTRRIRARPYKFASSSKRVVRRSVFANTCPKVTEENDWADAVCSVCMECPHNAVLLLCSSHDKGCRPYMCGTSFRYSNCLDQYKKASAKLTPSHQQVVNSKREVENLKCPLCRGQVKGWTIVKPARDDLNLKKRSCMQEGCSFSGAFKELRKHMKKDHPCAQPREVDPDVEQEWRRFEVEQDRNDVISTIRSTMPGATVFGDYVIERGAYGSDSDEEREEVGRIGAGIGRNLVNVFLLLQAFGGSDLASDTSHGQSSESNDLTINQSDVDSSEDEEDGARSFANQMRSQRRVLLGRSASRRRRDREANQNSDHSR, encoded by the coding sequence ATGGTGAAGGCTAGAAGGGCTAGACGCAGGGTTTCTACTCGACGGATCAGAGCGAGGCCATACAAGTTCGCATCTTCATCTAAGCGAGTTGTAAGGAGGAGCGTGTTCGCAAACACATGTCCCAAGGTGACGGAGGAGAATGATTGGGCGGATGCTGTGTGCTCCGTCTGTATGGAGTGTCCTCACAACGCTGTGCTTCTCCTCTGTTCGTCTCACGACAAGGGTTGCCGTCCTTACATGTGCGGAACCAGCTTCCGTTACTCCAACTGCTTAGATCAGTACAAGAAGGCGTCTGCTAAGCTAACGCCATCCCATCAGCAAGTGGTCAATAGTAAGCGTGAGGTTGAGAATCTGAAGTGTCCGCTTTGTAGGGGACAGGTGAAAGGGTGGACTATTGTGAAGCCCGCGAGAGACGATCTGAATCTTAAGAAGAGGAGCTGTATGCAGGAGGGTTGCTCCTTTTCTGGAGCCTTTAAGGAGCTGAGGAAACACATGAAGAAAGACCATCCTTGCGCCCAGCCGCGTGAGGTGGATCCCGATGTGGAGCAGGAGTGGAGAAGGTTCGAGGTTGAGCAGGACCGTAACGATGTCATCAGCACGATCAGGTCGACGATGCCTGGCGCAACCGTGTTTGGGGATTACGTGATAGAGAGAGGTGCGTACGGTTCAGATTCAGATGAGGAGAGGGAGGAAGTAGGCAGGATCGGTGCTGGGATTGGTAGGAACCTAGTGAACGTTTTCCTTCTGTTGCAGGCTTTTGGGGGATCAGATCTAGCATCTGACACATCCCATGGTCAATCATCTGAATCAAATGACTTAACGATCAATCAGAGCGATGTGGACTCTTCTGAAGACGAGGAGGATGGAGCTAGATCATTCGCAAACCAGATGAGGAGCCAGAGAAGGGTTCTCCTGGGAAGATCAGCTAGTAGAAGACGTAGAGATAGAGAAGCTAACCAGAACTCAGACCATTCTAGATGA